Proteins from a genomic interval of Thermoanaerobacterium thermosaccharolyticum DSM 571:
- the nifD gene encoding nitrogenase molybdenum-iron protein alpha chain produces MIERNPTQDDMMGSLVEKNKKLIENITDSYPKKVSKERKTHLVVIDPNEEQHIMADVATIPGIMTNRGCSYAGAKGVVFGPVKDILHLTHGPIGCGYYTWNTRRNLAEPEEGYNYFIKNCFSTNMQEKDVVFGGEKKLYGAIKEAYEIFKPKVVGIYATCPVGLIGDDIKAVAKRAEEELGIKVITVSCEGYKGVSQSAGHHLASNTLIMDIVGTEELEDPTPYDINIFGEYNIGGDVWVVKDLLQKIGYRVVSVFTGDSKYDDLAKAHKAKLSILMCHRSINYTNRMMEEKFGVPWLKVNYIGITSTIESLREMAKFFDDPMIYENTEKVIEEELKKIKPRLDYYRERLKGKKAILFVGGSRAHHYQDLLKDIGMETIVAGYEFAHRDDYEGRKIIPEIKEAPHHKILDTYHFERVTEPAYPKEKIEEMKSKMPDHFMNYEGMMVHMDEGSIVIDDFNHHETEELIKALKPDIFLSGIKDRYVFQKMGVPSRQIHSYDYSGPYSSFEGAVNFARDMDMAINNPIWKEVTPPWKK; encoded by the coding sequence ATGATCGAAAGAAATCCTACGCAAGATGATATGATGGGAAGTCTAGTTGAAAAAAACAAGAAATTGATTGAAAATATTACAGATTCTTATCCTAAGAAGGTTAGCAAAGAGAGAAAAACGCACCTTGTAGTAATAGATCCAAACGAGGAACAGCATATAATGGCAGACGTTGCCACGATTCCGGGGATTATGACAAACAGGGGATGCAGCTATGCAGGTGCAAAAGGTGTCGTTTTTGGACCTGTAAAGGACATTCTTCATTTGACACATGGACCAATTGGATGTGGATACTATACATGGAACACGAGGAGAAATCTTGCAGAGCCAGAAGAAGGTTATAACTATTTCATAAAAAATTGCTTTTCTACTAATATGCAGGAAAAAGATGTAGTTTTCGGCGGTGAGAAAAAGCTTTATGGCGCCATAAAAGAAGCGTATGAAATCTTTAAACCAAAAGTTGTAGGCATATACGCTACATGTCCTGTGGGACTTATTGGCGATGACATAAAAGCCGTTGCCAAAAGGGCCGAAGAAGAACTTGGCATAAAAGTAATTACTGTAAGCTGCGAAGGTTATAAAGGTGTCAGCCAATCTGCCGGGCATCATCTTGCCAGCAATACTCTTATTATGGATATAGTTGGGACAGAGGAACTAGAAGACCCGACACCGTATGATATCAATATATTCGGTGAATACAATATTGGCGGCGATGTATGGGTAGTGAAAGATCTGCTTCAAAAGATAGGATATCGCGTTGTAAGTGTATTTACAGGAGATTCAAAATACGATGACCTTGCAAAGGCTCACAAGGCAAAACTTTCAATATTGATGTGCCACAGATCTATAAACTACACAAACCGCATGATGGAAGAAAAATTTGGAGTTCCCTGGCTTAAAGTAAATTATATAGGCATAACTTCCACAATAGAATCATTAAGGGAAATGGCTAAATTCTTTGACGATCCAATGATATACGAAAACACTGAAAAAGTTATTGAAGAAGAGCTTAAGAAGATAAAACCTAGACTTGACTATTATAGGGAAAGGCTTAAAGGCAAAAAAGCAATACTTTTTGTTGGAGGTTCTCGTGCACACCATTATCAAGACTTGCTGAAAGACATCGGTATGGAGACAATTGTTGCCGGATATGAATTTGCCCATCGGGATGATTACGAAGGACGCAAGATAATACCTGAGATAAAAGAAGCACCCCATCACAAGATACTTGACACGTATCATTTTGAGAGGGTGACAGAACCAGCATATCCTAAAGAAAAAATAGAAGAAATGAAGAGTAAGATGCCGGATCATTTTATGAATTATGAAGGAATGATGGTTCACATGGATGAAGGCTCCATCGTCATTGATGATTTCAACCATCACGAGACTGAAGAGCTTATAAAAGCTTTGAAGCCTGACATATTTTTATCAGGTATTAAAGACAGATATGTATTTCAAAAGATGGGGGTTCCTTCAAGGCAGATCCATTCATATGACTACAGTGGGCCTTACAGTTCATTTGAAGGTGCTGTAAATTTTGCAAGGGATATGGATATGGCTATAAACAATCCTATTTGGAAAGAGGTGACTCCACCTTGGAAAAAATAG
- the nifH gene encoding nitrogenase iron protein, translating into MRQVAIYGKGGIGKSTTTQNTVAALSEMGKKVMVVGCDPKADSTRLLLHGLNQKTVLDTIRDEGEDIELDDIMRSGYGNTKCVESGGPEPGVGCAGRGIITSINMLENLGAYDDDLDYVFYDVLGDVVCGGFAMPIREGKAKEIYIVASGEMMAMYAANNICKGIRKYANQGGVRLGGIICNSRKVDNEEELLKAFCKKLGTQLVYFVPRDNIVQRAEINKKTVIDYDPQAPQADVYRQLARRIDENDMFVVPNPMPTDELEKLLIEYGLMD; encoded by the coding sequence ATGAGACAAGTAGCTATTTATGGTAAAGGTGGTATTGGAAAATCAACAACGACACAAAATACTGTTGCAGCATTGTCAGAAATGGGTAAAAAAGTCATGGTAGTTGGATGCGACCCAAAAGCAGATTCAACAAGGCTTTTGCTACATGGATTAAATCAGAAAACAGTTCTTGACACTATAAGGGATGAAGGTGAAGATATAGAACTTGACGATATTATGCGTTCTGGCTATGGCAATACAAAATGCGTCGAATCAGGTGGCCCTGAGCCAGGTGTTGGATGTGCAGGGCGTGGAATCATTACATCGATAAATATGCTGGAAAACTTAGGGGCTTATGATGATGATCTTGATTATGTCTTTTATGACGTCCTTGGTGATGTCGTTTGTGGTGGTTTTGCAATGCCTATTCGTGAAGGCAAAGCAAAAGAAATATATATAGTGGCTAGTGGTGAAATGATGGCGATGTATGCTGCAAACAACATCTGCAAAGGAATTAGAAAGTATGCAAATCAAGGAGGCGTAAGGTTAGGCGGTATTATTTGCAATTCAAGAAAAGTTGACAACGAAGAAGAACTACTAAAGGCATTTTGTAAAAAACTAGGAACACAGCTTGTATACTTTGTCCCAAGGGACAATATCGTCCAGCGTGCTGAGATAAATAAAAAGACTGTCATTGATTATGATCCACAAGCACCACAGGCAGATGTGTATAGACAGCTTGCTAGAAGAATTGATGAAAATGACATGTTTGTCGTACCAAATCCAATGCCAACAGATGAACTTGAAAAACTCCTCATAGAATATGGACTTATGGATTAG
- a CDS encoding radical SAM protein codes for MNKEFNTVGFGHPCFNPDAALYHGRIHLPVAPKCNIKCKYCDRKTGCVNENRPGVTTKVMDPYEAILYAKKMFKREPRISVIGIAGPGDPLYNDETFLTFKLISLEFKDMIKCLSTNGLLLSDKLLLLINCGVSTITVTINAIDPSIGKEIYDYAIYKDNTYRGIDAAKLLIEKQLEGIEAACDNGLLVKVNTVLIPGINDKHIDDIAKKIKELGVAIMNIMPLIPQAEFSHLKAPKCNELEKVRLKNSKIISQMYHCRQCRADAAGLLGDDI; via the coding sequence ATGAATAAAGAATTTAATACGGTAGGTTTTGGACACCCATGTTTTAACCCTGATGCGGCTTTATATCACGGCAGGATACATCTGCCCGTAGCACCAAAGTGCAATATTAAGTGCAAATACTGCGACAGAAAAACAGGATGCGTAAATGAAAACAGGCCCGGCGTAACAACTAAAGTCATGGATCCGTATGAAGCAATATTATATGCTAAAAAGATGTTTAAAAGAGAGCCTCGCATTTCTGTCATAGGAATAGCAGGCCCCGGCGACCCACTTTACAACGATGAGACATTCTTAACTTTTAAATTGATTTCTTTAGAATTTAAAGATATGATCAAATGCTTAAGCACAAATGGACTACTTTTAAGCGATAAGCTACTTCTTCTAATAAACTGCGGCGTAAGTACAATAACAGTAACAATAAATGCTATAGATCCCAGCATAGGTAAAGAAATATACGATTATGCAATCTATAAAGATAATACGTATAGAGGAATAGATGCAGCAAAATTGCTTATAGAAAAACAGCTAGAAGGCATAGAAGCTGCTTGTGACAACGGCTTACTTGTAAAGGTCAATACTGTCTTGATACCTGGCATAAACGATAAGCACATAGATGATATAGCAAAAAAAATAAAGGAACTTGGTGTTGCCATCATGAACATAATGCCCCTTATTCCACAAGCTGAATTTTCACATTTAAAAGCTCCCAAGTGCAATGAACTTGAAAAAGTGAGGCTTAAAAATTCAAAAATTATAAGCCAGATGTACCACTGCAGGCAGTGTAGAGCTGATGCGGCAGGACTTTTAGGTGATGATATATGA
- a CDS encoding NifB/NifX family molybdenum-iron cluster-binding protein: MIHRIAIASRDGKMVNEHFGHARRFIIVDLYDDGNYFVREVRECINACGGDDFYDRMNIVIDKIKDCEAVFVCMIGNAATMRLKERGIKAYVNPGFIEDVLKDYLINSVGGD, encoded by the coding sequence ATGATTCATAGAATTGCTATCGCATCAAGAGATGGCAAAATGGTTAACGAACATTTTGGACACGCAAGAAGATTTATCATCGTTGATTTATATGACGATGGAAATTATTTTGTCCGTGAAGTTAGAGAATGTATAAATGCTTGTGGAGGCGATGACTTTTACGACAGAATGAATATTGTAATAGACAAAATCAAAGATTGCGAGGCAGTCTTCGTATGCATGATAGGAAATGCAGCCACAATGAGGCTTAAAGAAAGAGGAATCAAAGCATACGTAAACCCCGGCTTTATAGAAGATGTGCTTAAAGATTATTTGATAAATTCCGTTGGTGGTGATTAA
- the modA gene encoding molybdate ABC transporter substrate-binding protein, with translation MKDQKIIWLLMSIFLIILMVTGCDINAIESSNKSLTVFVAASLKDSMDTVVRQFEKLNPGVKIILNSAGSQTLRTQIEQGAYADIFISADERNMTPLYSENFVEAPKTLLYNKLIVIAYKDSSINSFMDIKNSGVKLALADESVPAGKYALDMLSKIDADYKGFKEATLKNVVTKEITVTDVAQKVAMGEADAGIVYVTDAKPFSEKIKVINIPDKYNVIATYPAAIVKNTKYKTLSSKFLDFLLNGDGKKILKDYGFIMKE, from the coding sequence ATGAAAGACCAAAAGATAATTTGGCTCCTGATGTCTATCTTTCTAATCATTTTAATGGTAACAGGATGCGATATAAATGCCATTGAAAGCAGCAATAAATCCTTGACAGTTTTTGTTGCTGCAAGCTTAAAAGATTCTATGGATACAGTTGTCAGGCAGTTTGAAAAATTAAATCCAGGTGTAAAAATAATCTTAAATTCTGCTGGAAGCCAGACATTGAGGACGCAAATAGAACAAGGAGCATACGCTGACATATTTATTTCTGCTGATGAAAGAAACATGACGCCACTTTACAGCGAAAACTTTGTTGAGGCACCTAAAACATTATTATATAACAAGCTTATTGTAATCGCATATAAAGACAGCAGTATAAATAGCTTTATGGATATAAAAAACTCCGGAGTGAAATTAGCTCTTGCAGATGAATCTGTCCCTGCCGGTAAATATGCACTTGATATGCTGTCAAAAATTGATGCTGACTATAAAGGGTTCAAGGAAGCAACACTTAAAAATGTCGTCACAAAAGAAATAACTGTTACAGATGTTGCACAAAAGGTTGCAATGGGTGAAGCAGACGCTGGCATTGTTTATGTAACTGATGCAAAGCCATTTTCTGAAAAAATAAAAGTTATTAACATACCTGATAAATACAATGTCATTGCAACATATCCTGCTGCTATCGTTAAAAATACTAAATACAAGACTTTATCTTCGAAATTTCTTGATTTTTTATTAAATGGAGATGGTAAAAAGATATTAAAAGATTATGGATTTATAATGAAAGAATAA
- a CDS encoding ABC transporter permease, with product MAYIYLPISILIFFLLIPFISLIIKTPLNIIVAEITSSPAINALLLSIISSGVTVVITFLFGTPLAYYIAFKKGKISTFAEYLVDIPAVLPPAVAGIALLMAFGREGIIGKFLSSIGIQISFTVIAVILAQIFISSTYYIKVAYSSFMSVDRTIWEESQLIGVNDFKLMTAIYIPITKRFLITGLISTWARAIGEFGATIIFAGNLEGKTRTMPLAIYTAMQSDLNYALSLSVIMVMCSFIIIYLCRFMIKKDVDRS from the coding sequence ATGGCGTATATTTATTTGCCTATATCAATTTTAATTTTTTTCTTATTAATACCTTTTATTTCGCTAATAATTAAAACTCCTTTAAATATAATAGTAGCTGAAATCACATCTAGTCCTGCAATCAATGCACTACTGCTTAGTATCATATCATCCGGTGTAACTGTCGTCATCACATTTTTATTTGGAACACCTCTTGCATACTATATTGCATTTAAAAAAGGAAAGATATCTACGTTTGCCGAATACCTTGTTGACATACCTGCAGTTTTACCACCTGCAGTTGCAGGAATTGCCCTTTTGATGGCATTTGGTAGAGAAGGCATCATAGGAAAATTTTTGAGTTCAATAGGCATACAAATATCATTTACAGTGATAGCCGTAATATTAGCGCAGATTTTCATATCATCCACATACTACATCAAAGTAGCTTATTCTTCATTTATGTCTGTCGATAGAACAATATGGGAAGAATCACAATTAATTGGTGTCAACGATTTTAAACTGATGACAGCCATATACATACCGATAACAAAGAGATTTCTCATAACTGGACTTATAAGCACATGGGCAAGAGCTATTGGCGAATTCGGAGCAACTATAATCTTTGCCGGTAATCTAGAGGGAAAAACGAGAACAATGCCGCTAGCCATATACACTGCAATGCAAAGTGACTTAAATTACGCTTTAAGCCTTTCTGTTATAATGGTCATGTGCTCTTTTATCATAATCTACCTTTGCAGGTTTATGATAAAAAAAGATGTTGACAGATCTTAA
- a CDS encoding type II toxin-antitoxin system RelE family toxin, protein MKKTYKIEVSKKASKFILSQPKNQKERLLKAIYKLPEGEISPLKGYEPMQRIRVGDYRIIFEIDENQSLIRVLVIGNRGDIYKKI, encoded by the coding sequence GTGAAAAAGACTTACAAGATTGAAGTATCTAAAAAGGCATCAAAATTCATATTAAGTCAACCAAAGAATCAAAAGGAAAGATTATTAAAAGCAATATATAAATTACCTGAGGGTGAGATATCACCACTTAAGGGATACGAACCCATGCAAAGAATAAGAGTTGGAGATTATAGAATTATATTTGAAATTGACGAAAACCAATCACTAATTCGTGTACTTGTAATTGGTAATCGTGGTGATATATATAAGAAAATATAA
- the thiE gene encoding thiamine phosphate synthase — MKDFDVSIYLVTDRNLLKAGIDFYDAVEEALKNGVTMLQLREKDISSKEFYEIAVRLKDIAAKYSIPFIINDRIDIALSVDADGVHLGQEDLPCSIARKIMGDKKIIGISAGSVDEAVKAERDGADYIGAGAVFYTGTKKDIGEAIGLLNLEKIKKAVNIPVVAIGGIKYSNAQDVMKTGVDGISVVSEIMASDDIGFATRRLKDAISK; from the coding sequence ATGAAAGATTTTGATGTATCTATTTATTTGGTTACTGACAGAAACCTTTTGAAGGCTGGTATAGATTTTTACGATGCTGTAGAAGAGGCACTAAAAAACGGCGTTACTATGCTGCAGCTTAGGGAAAAGGATATTTCATCGAAGGAATTTTATGAGATTGCTGTAAGATTAAAAGATATTGCAGCAAAATACAGCATTCCTTTTATAATAAATGACAGGATCGATATAGCACTGTCTGTTGATGCAGATGGAGTTCATCTAGGTCAAGAAGATTTGCCATGCAGCATTGCAAGAAAGATCATGGGGGATAAAAAGATAATCGGGATTTCTGCCGGAAGCGTAGATGAAGCGGTAAAGGCAGAAAGAGATGGTGCTGACTACATAGGGGCAGGAGCAGTATTTTATACAGGCACAAAGAAAGACATAGGCGAAGCAATAGGGCTTTTGAATTTAGAGAAAATTAAAAAGGCAGTGAATATACCTGTTGTCGCCATCGGAGGTATAAAATACAGCAATGCACAAGATGTGATGAAGACAGGCGTTGATGGAATATCAGTTGTATCAGAGATCATGGCATCAGATGATATAGGTTTTGCCACAAGGCGATTAAAAGATGCTATATCAAAGTAG
- the thiM gene encoding hydroxyethylthiazole kinase, with translation MVEEAIKVLEKLKREVPLVHAITNFVVINDNANALLSIGASPAMVMSPGEAYDFTAISNALYVNIGTINNETKETIINSVISAKDHKKPVVLDPVGCAAIKSRVDFVNMLLKIGEISIIKGNGGEIKALSGESANVKGVDSLDDSGNVDSCVKLAKLTNTVVVSTGKEDYISDGRRVVKVNNGTNLFTKITGAGCTLGAIMAATSACSDDKVISSLAALLVMNISGELAEKECNAPGSFRTKFIDYLYILDSDMIRKYADIEVLEA, from the coding sequence ATGGTTGAAGAAGCAATAAAGGTTTTAGAAAAATTAAAGAGAGAAGTACCGCTTGTTCACGCAATAACAAACTTCGTCGTAATAAATGACAATGCCAATGCGCTACTTAGTATCGGGGCATCTCCTGCAATGGTTATGTCGCCTGGCGAAGCGTACGACTTTACAGCTATTTCAAATGCTTTGTATGTAAATATAGGCACTATAAATAATGAGACTAAAGAGACAATAATCAATTCTGTAATATCAGCAAAAGACCACAAAAAACCAGTCGTCCTAGATCCTGTAGGCTGTGCTGCCATAAAAAGCAGAGTTGACTTTGTAAATATGCTTTTGAAAATAGGAGAAATAAGCATTATAAAGGGAAACGGCGGAGAAATAAAGGCTCTATCAGGTGAAAGTGCAAATGTGAAAGGTGTAGACTCCCTTGATGACAGCGGAAATGTTGACTCTTGTGTAAAACTTGCAAAGTTAACAAATACAGTTGTTGTATCGACAGGAAAAGAAGATTATATAAGCGATGGCAGGAGAGTGGTAAAAGTAAATAACGGTACCAACTTATTTACAAAAATAACAGGTGCAGGGTGTACGTTAGGTGCAATAATGGCGGCTACATCAGCTTGCAGCGATGACAAAGTGATATCGTCATTGGCAGCTCTTCTTGTTATGAATATATCTGGTGAGTTGGCTGAGAAAGAGTGCAATGCTCCCGGATCATTTAGGACAAAATTTATAGATTATCTATACATTCTAGACTCTGACATGATAAGGAAATACGCTGATATTGAGGTATTGGAGGCGTAA
- the cytX gene encoding putative hydroxymethylpyrimidine transporter CytX, translated as MKIKNSTLFLIWAGAAISIAEVYTGSLFAPLGFTKGLLTIFLGHIIGTLFFALGGLMSYKLKEPAIESTKGVLGDRGMIFIGFLNVLQLIGWTAVMIIQSAKAFNGAIGMSTSLGIFIVGVSVLVWTLFFDSEAYWINNIAVVLLFILTIFVVAYLKGGKIASVTGDISFSAAVELAVAMPISWLPLVGDYTINAKDGKSSFIYTFAGYFIASCFMYFIGLYVALKTGGKDIISYFASIKTGVVPLLIILLSTVTTTFMDVYSAAVSTLSIVKAKLSRKSLLIIYSIVGLISAYLFPMDNYQNFLYAIGSVFIPAYTVVFEDYFLMKSKSDKLLNVPAAISFIVGALTYNYLTYFGGYLSKWFMTPTIGTIILTAIIYPVIKSLNKREEKIYG; from the coding sequence ATGAAGATTAAAAACTCGACGTTATTTTTGATATGGGCAGGTGCGGCAATATCCATTGCTGAGGTTTATACAGGTTCATTGTTTGCACCATTAGGCTTTACAAAAGGGCTTTTAACTATCTTTCTAGGTCACATAATCGGTACGTTGTTTTTTGCGCTGGGAGGACTTATGTCCTATAAGCTTAAAGAGCCTGCAATAGAATCCACGAAAGGCGTTTTAGGCGACAGAGGCATGATCTTTATAGGATTTTTAAATGTGCTTCAATTGATTGGCTGGACGGCTGTTATGATAATACAATCTGCAAAGGCCTTTAATGGTGCTATTGGCATGTCTACTTCTTTAGGGATTTTTATTGTAGGTGTATCTGTTTTGGTATGGACTTTATTCTTTGACAGCGAAGCTTACTGGATAAACAATATTGCTGTTGTACTTCTGTTTATCCTGACTATTTTTGTAGTTGCATATTTAAAAGGTGGGAAAATAGCGTCAGTAACGGGAGACATCAGTTTCAGTGCTGCTGTAGAGCTTGCTGTTGCTATGCCTATATCATGGCTTCCACTGGTGGGGGATTACACTATAAATGCTAAGGATGGAAAGTCCAGCTTTATTTATACATTTGCAGGATATTTCATAGCAAGCTGCTTTATGTATTTTATAGGACTTTATGTGGCTTTGAAAACAGGTGGAAAGGATATAATTTCATATTTTGCATCAATAAAAACAGGGGTTGTGCCGCTTCTCATAATACTCCTATCTACGGTTACAACGACTTTTATGGATGTTTATTCCGCCGCCGTTTCAACACTTTCTATTGTAAAAGCTAAATTAAGCAGAAAAAGTCTGCTTATTATATATTCCATTGTGGGGCTTATTTCAGCATATTTGTTCCCAATGGATAATTACCAAAACTTTTTGTACGCCATAGGAAGCGTATTTATCCCGGCATATACGGTGGTATTTGAAGATTACTTCTTGATGAAAAGTAAAAGCGATAAACTTCTTAATGTACCTGCAGCTATTTCATTTATCGTGGGAGCTTTAACGTATAATTACCTTACATATTTCGGCGGATATCTTTCAAAGTGGTTTATGACGCCAACTATAGGAACGATTATTTTGACTGCGATAATATATCCAGTAATTAAATCTTTAAATAAGAGAGAGGAGAAAATTTATGGTTGA
- the thiD gene encoding bifunctional hydroxymethylpyrimidine kinase/phosphomethylpyrimidine kinase, whose protein sequence is MRKLLTIAGSDSIGGAGIEADLKTFCALGVYGMCVITAVTAQNTVGVFDVREMDADIIKKQIDCVFDDTEVDAVKIGMVSSQEIIDAIASSLKRWNPKNVVLDPVMISKSGYYLLKKDAIDALKTKLLPMADIITPNIPEACELTGMNIEGIEDMKEAAKKIVDMGVKAVVVKGGHSVENATDVFYDGNEFLSLPQERIDTKNTHGTGCTYSSAIASYLGRGLSLKDAVINAKSYITEAIKNSLEIGKGVGPVGHLVDLYRKAGIDYED, encoded by the coding sequence ATGAGAAAGTTACTTACAATTGCAGGCTCTGACAGCATTGGCGGTGCTGGCATAGAGGCAGATTTAAAGACGTTTTGTGCCCTTGGAGTATACGGCATGTGCGTCATTACGGCAGTGACAGCACAAAATACTGTTGGAGTTTTTGACGTCAGGGAGATGGATGCAGATATCATAAAGAAGCAGATTGATTGCGTATTTGATGATACAGAGGTGGATGCCGTAAAGATCGGCATGGTATCAAGCCAAGAGATCATTGACGCCATTGCATCATCTCTTAAAAGATGGAATCCAAAAAATGTCGTATTAGACCCTGTAATGATATCGAAAAGCGGATATTACCTTCTTAAAAAAGACGCCATAGACGCTTTAAAGACAAAGCTTTTGCCAATGGCAGACATAATAACGCCAAATATACCAGAGGCATGTGAACTTACCGGAATGAATATTGAGGGAATTGAAGACATGAAAGAGGCTGCTAAGAAAATCGTCGACATGGGTGTAAAAGCTGTCGTCGTAAAAGGTGGTCATTCTGTAGAAAATGCTACTGACGTATTTTACGATGGAAATGAATTTTTAAGCCTGCCACAGGAGAGGATCGATACTAAAAATACACATGGGACAGGATGTACGTATTCTTCTGCTATTGCTTCATACCTTGGTAGAGGATTAAGCTTGAAAGATGCAGTAATAAACGCTAAAAGTTATATAACAGAGGCTATAAAAAATTCTTTAGAGATAGGTAAAGGCGTAGGACCTGTTGGACATTTAGTAGATCTTTACAGGAAAGCAGGCATAGACTATGAAGATTAA
- a CDS encoding type II toxin-antitoxin system HicA family toxin → MSKKEKLIEKIKNNPKTVRFEEIDKILLDVGFVRTQPSKGSSHYTYHFENLTITIPYKRPYIKVVYVKQIIKLLDILGY, encoded by the coding sequence ATGTCCAAAAAAGAAAAGTTAATCGAGAAAATTAAAAACAATCCTAAAACAGTGCGTTTTGAAGAAATTGATAAAATTTTATTAGATGTTGGCTTTGTTCGAACCCAACCTTCAAAAGGCTCTAGCCATTATACATATCATTTTGAAAACTTAACTATAACTATACCATATAAAAGACCTTATATTAAGGTTGTATATGTAAAACAAATAATTAAATTACTGGATATTTTAGGCTATTGA
- a CDS encoding type II toxin-antitoxin system HicB family antitoxin → MERKSLDYYLSLKYPFKIEVLSENDGGGFFITYPDLPGCMSDGKTLEEAIAMGEDAKKAWIKARYENNMEIPEPFSSEERFNGRITLRTPKSLHKELVKAADEEGTSLNQYIIYLLSKGLKENRKYI, encoded by the coding sequence ATGGAACGTAAGTCTTTAGATTATTATTTATCATTAAAATATCCGTTTAAAATTGAAGTATTATCTGAAAATGATGGAGGAGGCTTTTTTATAACTTATCCTGATTTGCCTGGATGCATGAGTGATGGCAAAACATTAGAAGAAGCAATTGCTATGGGCGAAGATGCAAAGAAAGCATGGATCAAAGCGAGATATGAAAATAACATGGAAATACCCGAACCTTTTTCTTCGGAAGAAAGATTCAACGGGAGAATTACTTTAAGAACACCTAAAAGTCTGCATAAAGAATTAGTGAAAGCTGCAGACGAAGAGGGCACCAGCTTAAATCAATATATAATTTATTTATTAAGCAAGGGACTTAAAGAAAATCGAAAATATATATAG